The following are encoded together in the Thermosipho affectus genome:
- a CDS encoding ABC transporter permease translates to MLRYIARRLIILIPELFIISLLVFLIMQAAPGDFLDQYRLDPSVSKEFIKSLEEQYGLNKPILTQYFLWLKGLFKGDFGYSFYYRRPVMDLIGERVLATLILSLYSFVISWIVGIILGIVSALKKYSFWDKFLTIIAFTGIAIPGFFLALLLLYMAAKTGWFPVAGMYDVNHGKMTVWEGFKDIFWHMQLPAFTLTFGGFAGLMRYMRGSLLDVLNEDYVEFARAKGMPERVVIFKHAVRNAINPLITMFGFSLSGLLGGAVITETIFSWPGLGRLVYQALQQQDMYVVMASTVISVIMLIIGNLVGDILLAAVDPRIRLE, encoded by the coding sequence TTGCTAAGGTATATAGCACGTAGATTAATTATATTGATTCCAGAACTTTTTATAATTTCTTTGTTGGTTTTTTTGATAATGCAAGCAGCACCTGGGGATTTTTTAGATCAATACAGGCTTGATCCATCTGTGTCTAAAGAATTTATTAAATCTCTCGAGGAACAGTATGGTCTTAATAAGCCTATTTTGACTCAATATTTTTTGTGGTTGAAAGGATTATTTAAAGGAGATTTTGGATATTCATTTTATTATAGAAGACCTGTTATGGATTTGATTGGAGAAAGGGTTTTAGCCACGTTGATATTGTCGTTATATTCTTTTGTTATTTCGTGGATTGTGGGTATTATATTGGGAATTGTTTCAGCTTTAAAGAAATACTCTTTTTGGGATAAGTTTTTGACAATAATAGCATTTACTGGAATTGCGATACCTGGTTTCTTTTTAGCGCTTTTGTTGCTTTATATGGCAGCAAAGACTGGGTGGTTCCCAGTAGCAGGTATGTACGATGTTAATCATGGGAAAATGACTGTTTGGGAAGGTTTTAAAGATATTTTCTGGCATATGCAGCTTCCAGCGTTTACCTTAACATTTGGTGGTTTCGCAGGATTAATGAGGTATATGAGGGGTAGTTTACTTGATGTTTTAAACGAAGATTATGTTGAATTTGCAAGGGCGAAAGGTATGCCTGAACGCGTAGTTATCTTTAAACACGCAGTTAGGAATGCAATAAATCCTTTGATAACGATGTTTGGTTTTAGTTTATCTGGACTCCTTGGAGGAGCCGTAATTACGGAAACGATCTTTTCGTGGCCAGGACTTGGAAGATTAGTTTATCAAGCATTGCAACAACAAGATATGTACGTTGTTATGGCAAGTACGGTAATAAGTGTTATTATGTTGATCATAGGTAATTTGGTTGGTGATATTTTATTAGCAGCAGTTGATCCAAGAATTAGGTTGGAATAG
- a CDS encoding ABC transporter ATP-binding protein: MNEVIKNDPIIKVENLKKYFPISKGFLVKKHVGDVKAVDDVSFEVKKKETFALVGESGCGKTTTARTMLRLINPTGGKIKVFGKDISNLSRKELLPFRRKMQIVFQNPIGSLNPRMTIGQILTEPLLFHKIVSDKKEAYDRAVEILRMVGLKPYHMDRYPHQFSGGQKQRIAIARALSVDPEIIFLDEPTSALDVSVQAQIINLFLKFQEELNLTYVFISHDLSLVRFISDKVAVMYLGKIVEMGDVDEVFENPIHPYTKALLSASPIPDPKVEKNRKRIILSGNVPSPIARPSGCFFHPRCPYKTEKCEKEYPNMYKISENHQVSCYLVENEGV; this comes from the coding sequence ATGAATGAAGTAATAAAAAATGACCCCATAATAAAAGTGGAGAATTTGAAAAAATATTTCCCCATTTCAAAAGGTTTCTTGGTAAAGAAACACGTGGGAGATGTGAAAGCGGTTGATGATGTTTCGTTTGAAGTGAAAAAGAAGGAAACATTTGCGTTAGTGGGAGAATCAGGTTGTGGTAAGACAACTACCGCAAGGACAATGCTTAGATTGATTAATCCAACGGGTGGAAAAATAAAGGTGTTTGGAAAAGATATTTCAAATCTTAGCAGAAAAGAGTTGCTTCCATTTAGAAGAAAAATGCAAATAGTTTTTCAAAACCCAATAGGTTCACTAAATCCAAGAATGACAATAGGACAAATTTTGACGGAACCCTTATTATTTCACAAGATAGTATCTGATAAAAAAGAAGCCTATGATAGAGCTGTGGAAATCTTAAGAATGGTGGGATTAAAGCCATATCATATGGATAGGTATCCTCACCAGTTTAGTGGAGGACAAAAACAAAGAATAGCTATTGCAAGGGCTTTATCAGTTGATCCGGAAATTATATTTTTAGATGAGCCAACTTCTGCATTAGATGTTTCAGTTCAAGCACAGATAATTAATTTGTTTTTGAAATTCCAGGAAGAGCTTAATCTTACTTATGTTTTTATTTCTCATGATTTATCACTTGTAAGATTTATAAGCGATAAGGTTGCCGTTATGTATTTGGGGAAAATTGTTGAAATGGGTGATGTTGATGAAGTATTCGAAAATCCAATTCACCCATATACAAAGGCTTTATTATCTGCATCTCCGATACCTGATCCAAAGGTTGAGAAAAATAGAAAAAGGATAATTTTAAGTGGAAATGTCCCAAGTCCGATTGCAAGACCGAGTGGATGTTTCTTCCATCCGAGATGTCCATATAAAACGGAAAAATGTGAAAAAGAATATCCAAATATGTATAAAATTTCTGAAAATCACCAGGTATCATGTTACCTGGTAGAAAACGAGGGGGTGTGA
- a CDS encoding haloacid dehalogenase yields the protein MEILKKVTDIDFNKLLDKGFNFFIFDFDNTINTWKEKEIPNKIIEIFEFLKKKNAKILILSNGKPRPINYDIETIWLAKKPLPFKFKKYIVSNYGKKNNFKFAMIGDQIFTDMLFGLFIKAYLIKVNPIDTNHEFFVTKILRKFEKILLNFSKHML from the coding sequence ATGGAAATTTTAAAAAAGGTTACCGACATAGATTTTAACAAACTTCTTGATAAAGGATTTAATTTTTTTATATTCGATTTTGATAACACAATAAACACTTGGAAAGAAAAAGAGATTCCCAACAAAATTATTGAAATATTTGAATTTTTGAAAAAGAAAAATGCCAAAATCTTAATCTTATCCAACGGAAAACCTAGACCCATAAATTACGATATAGAAACCATATGGCTTGCAAAAAAACCTTTGCCATTTAAATTTAAAAAATATATAGTAAGCAATTATGGAAAGAAAAATAATTTTAAATTTGCAATGATTGGTGATCAAATATTTACCGATATGTTATTTGGCCTTTTTATAAAAGCATATTTAATAAAAGTAAATCCAATAGATACAAACCACGAATTTTTTGTAACAAAAATTCTCAGAAAATTCGAAAAAATACTCTTGAATTTTTCCAAACATATGTTATAA
- a CDS encoding ABC transporter permease — protein sequence MAKKEEIKKKNNNENIDFEEVYLTRGQLMWRAFKKNKLAMVGLWTLIVLYVMMFAADFLSPYNPFEQSLKHSYAPPTDVSSVYKVGDFEKKVGLYVLPYISYVDKLDYTRKTRELIFPSRITFEYKGELITLVLNNAKYLPRDNFGGKVIKVNDLEFTLKREEYAFVNGEWKKVASSSEKTDYFVRGINDDVLLKGEAFLENNSSTAKSVLFGKYGFKLGVLNEKEIDKVGLKYTINYIKYEDENGKKHILFGKNLKIKDYDYKYYPVKWFVKSWGPKRKDYGRVGYVFWIIPLKYHLYGVDNYDNNEFVRLYIMGSDEFGRDVWSRLIFASRISLSIGFIGLAITLTLSLFFGGIAGYYGGVADELLMRFTEIIMAIPGFYLLILLRSLLPMDIPSSQVYILLVFILSFIGWAGRARIIRGMVLSIKRNEFVEAAYALGYPDSKILWKHVIPNTMTYMIVTSTLAIPGYILGEAGLSFLGLGIREPSASWGLMMARAQDIYVLQNAPWLLIPGIFIFVTVLAFNFVGDGLRDAFDPRALG from the coding sequence ATGGCGAAAAAAGAAGAAATAAAGAAGAAAAATAATAATGAAAATATAGATTTTGAGGAAGTGTATCTTACAAGAGGTCAATTAATGTGGCGAGCTTTTAAAAAGAACAAACTTGCGATGGTAGGATTATGGACATTAATTGTTTTATATGTTATGATGTTTGCAGCTGATTTCTTGTCACCGTATAATCCTTTTGAGCAAAGTCTGAAACATTCATATGCACCTCCAACAGATGTTTCTTCTGTGTATAAAGTGGGAGATTTTGAGAAAAAAGTGGGTTTATATGTTTTACCATATATAAGTTATGTTGATAAATTGGATTATACGAGAAAGACTAGAGAATTGATTTTTCCAAGTAGGATAACATTTGAGTATAAAGGCGAATTAATCACGTTGGTGTTAAATAATGCAAAATATTTGCCAAGGGATAACTTTGGAGGTAAAGTTATAAAGGTTAATGATCTAGAATTTACTTTAAAAAGAGAAGAGTATGCGTTTGTAAATGGCGAATGGAAAAAGGTTGCATCCTCAAGTGAAAAAACTGATTATTTTGTAAGAGGTATTAACGATGATGTGTTATTAAAAGGTGAAGCGTTTTTAGAGAACAATAGTTCAACAGCAAAGAGTGTTTTATTTGGAAAATATGGTTTTAAATTAGGTGTTTTAAATGAAAAAGAAATTGACAAGGTAGGATTAAAGTACACGATTAATTATATTAAATACGAGGATGAAAATGGAAAAAAACATATATTGTTTGGAAAAAATTTAAAAATAAAAGATTATGATTATAAATATTATCCTGTAAAGTGGTTTGTAAAAAGTTGGGGACCGAAGAGAAAAGACTATGGAAGAGTTGGTTATGTCTTTTGGATAATACCGCTGAAATATCATTTATATGGCGTAGATAATTATGATAATAATGAATTTGTAAGATTATATATAATGGGTTCTGATGAATTTGGAAGAGATGTTTGGTCAAGGTTAATTTTTGCATCGAGAATATCGCTTTCAATAGGTTTTATAGGATTAGCTATTACGTTGACATTATCCTTATTCTTTGGCGGAATCGCAGGTTATTATGGTGGGGTTGCCGATGAGTTATTGATGAGATTTACAGAGATTATAATGGCAATTCCAGGATTTTATTTATTGATTTTGCTAAGGTCATTGTTGCCAATGGATATCCCATCTTCTCAAGTTTACATTTTGCTTGTATTTATTTTGTCGTTTATTGGATGGGCGGGACGTGCAAGGATTATTAGAGGAATGGTATTATCGATAAAGAGAAATGAATTTGTTGAAGCAGCCTATGCACTTGGGTATCCCGATTCAAAGATTTTGTGGAAGCATGTTATCCCCAATACAATGACGTATATGATAGTGACTTCGACTCTTGCAATTCCAGGTTATATCTTGGGTGAAGCAGGATTGTCATTCCTTGGACTTGGAATTAGGGAACCGTCTGCATCGTGGGGATTGATGATGGCAAGAGCACAAGATATATACGTATTACAAAATGCCCCATGGCTTTTGATACCAGGTATATTTATATTTGTGACTGTTTTAGCTTTCAATTTCGTTGGTGATGGATTAAGAGATGCGTTTGATCCAAGGGCACTAGGATAA
- the upp gene encoding uracil phosphoribosyltransferase, with translation MKINVVEHPLIKHKLTLMRRKDTGPKEFRELLKEITLLIAYEATRHIEIFETEIETPLEKTKGYFINDKDVVIIPILRAGLGMSDGILQLLPNASVGHIGIYRDPKTLEAVEYYAKFPKITENSIVFVLDPMLATGVSSVKALDILKKNGAKNIILVTLIASPEGTEKINKEHPDVIIYTASLDQKLNSKGYILPGLGDAGDRLFRTK, from the coding sequence ATGAAAATTAACGTAGTAGAACATCCATTAATTAAACATAAATTAACTCTCATGAGAAGGAAAGATACTGGCCCAAAAGAATTTAGAGAACTTCTAAAAGAAATCACACTTCTAATAGCATATGAAGCCACTAGACATATAGAAATATTTGAAACAGAAATAGAAACACCACTTGAAAAAACTAAAGGATATTTTATTAATGATAAAGATGTGGTAATAATACCTATTTTAAGGGCAGGCTTGGGTATGTCTGATGGTATACTACAACTACTACCCAATGCTTCAGTAGGCCACATTGGGATATATAGGGATCCAAAAACCTTAGAGGCCGTGGAATATTACGCAAAATTTCCAAAAATAACTGAAAATTCTATCGTCTTTGTACTTGATCCAATGCTTGCAACAGGTGTATCTTCTGTAAAAGCATTAGATATATTAAAGAAAAACGGCGCCAAAAACATTATACTTGTCACATTAATTGCCTCACCAGAAGGTACTGAAAAAATAAATAAGGAACATCCAGATGTCATTATATATACTGCTTCTTTAGACCAAAAGCTAAATTCTAAAGGTTATATACTCCCAGGACTTGGCGACGCAGGAGATAGACTCTTTAGAACAAAATAG
- the rho gene encoding transcription termination factor Rho encodes MNVETFNIKDLEKMTIKELYKLAKEYDIARYTSMRKQDLIFAILEARAQSEGYFFGEGVLEVHPDGFGFLRSMESMLPSSKDIYISNSQIRKFNLNTGDIISGVIRPPKENERFFAMIKIEAINYKDPELANERVNFENLTPSYPDTQYILETDKDTLSTRIIDLFSPIGKGQRGMIVAPPKAGKTTILKEIANGIARNYPDTIRIVLLIDERPEEVTDIKESVNAKVIAAPFDMPPDKQIKKAELTLEMAKRLVEYGHDVVILLDSLTRLARVYNINVPPSGKLLSGGVDPAALYKPKHFFGAARNIKEGGSLTIIATSLIETGSKMDEVIFEEFKGTGNMELVLSRQLANKRIFPAINITLSGTRKEELLLSMEQIKKIWLLRKMLSSMNEEEGLKLILNKLKETKSNDDFLALIDSQKGS; translated from the coding sequence TTGAATGTTGAAACCTTCAACATAAAAGATTTGGAAAAGATGACAATTAAAGAATTATATAAGTTAGCAAAAGAATACGATATTGCAAGATATACCTCAATGCGCAAACAAGATTTGATATTTGCCATTTTGGAAGCAAGAGCCCAATCTGAAGGTTACTTTTTTGGAGAAGGAGTACTGGAAGTACACCCTGATGGTTTTGGATTTTTAAGGAGTATGGAAAGTATGCTTCCAAGTTCAAAAGATATATATATTTCTAATTCACAAATAAGAAAATTCAATTTAAACACAGGAGATATAATTTCTGGAGTTATTCGTCCTCCAAAAGAAAATGAAAGATTTTTCGCTATGATTAAAATTGAAGCAATCAATTATAAAGATCCAGAACTTGCAAATGAAAGAGTTAATTTTGAAAACCTAACACCTTCTTACCCGGATACCCAATACATCCTGGAAACAGATAAAGATACACTTTCAACGAGAATAATTGATCTCTTTTCACCTATTGGGAAAGGTCAAAGGGGAATGATTGTAGCACCACCTAAAGCTGGTAAAACAACTATTTTAAAAGAAATCGCAAATGGGATTGCTAGAAATTATCCAGATACCATTAGAATAGTTCTGCTTATTGATGAACGGCCTGAAGAAGTAACAGATATTAAGGAATCGGTAAACGCAAAAGTTATTGCTGCACCCTTTGACATGCCACCTGATAAACAAATCAAAAAAGCAGAATTAACACTTGAAATGGCTAAAAGACTTGTTGAATACGGTCACGATGTTGTAATATTACTTGACAGTCTAACAAGACTTGCAAGAGTTTATAATATTAACGTTCCACCAAGTGGGAAACTATTAAGTGGAGGTGTTGACCCTGCTGCACTATACAAACCTAAACACTTCTTTGGTGCTGCCAGGAATATAAAAGAAGGAGGAAGTTTGACAATAATTGCAACTTCTTTAATAGAAACTGGGTCTAAAATGGATGAAGTAATATTTGAAGAATTCAAAGGAACGGGAAATATGGAACTTGTACTCTCAAGACAACTTGCTAACAAACGGATTTTTCCAGCAATAAACATTACATTATCTGGTACTAGAAAAGAAGAATTGTTGCTCTCAATGGAACAAATAAAAAAAATATGGCTTTTAAGAAAAATGCTTTCTTCTATGAATGAAGAAGAAGGGTTAAAGTTAATACTCAATAAACTAAAAGAAACAAAATCAAACGATGACTTCCTTGCTTTAATAGATTCTCAAAAGGGGAGTTAA
- a CDS encoding ABC transporter substrate-binding protein, translated as MKKLAVFLVVLAVVFSFAAQLPYIGADANGKPGGQFVLGTLSGPKTVNDVTAKETSSTDVIEMFMSYGGTLIERHGVDMKFYPAIAESWEGPRLTADGGMEVIWHIRKGVKFSDGQPLTADDIVFTLNEIYTNPDIPSSMQDVLKSTNGYLPKAEKIDDYTVRMYYPEPFRLAFRYLGGMYIFPKHIAEEYVKNGNFQEFWTVDSINKGEVVGLGPYIPVEYVPDQYIKFVKNPYYWKKDANGNPLPYFDEVIYKIISNQDAMRLAFENGEIDVYGPRGTEFAELKEKEKELNIVVTTAGPAFGTLFITFNWNTPDPIKRKWFRNEYFRKAVAYAIDKESIIDTLYNGLAIPQWSPVSMSSPYYNEDVVTKYEFDLDLARAMLEMGGFTWDENGQLIDENGNPVKFLLTTNAGNRVREGAANIIQDALKKLGMDVTFTPIDFNTLVQKLLNTGDWESIIIGLTGNDEPQGGANVWKVDAGLHFWNYSPDTAEYVDKNDYYLPDWELEIDKIFKENVAILDENIVKDYFARFQQLVSEHLPLIYTVNQLRMYAYRANLRNVKIGPLGGTTWNIYEEWREQ; from the coding sequence ATGAAGAAGCTCGCAGTATTTTTGGTGGTATTGGCAGTGGTGTTTTCATTTGCTGCTCAACTTCCTTATATAGGTGCTGATGCAAACGGTAAGCCAGGTGGACAGTTTGTCTTGGGAACACTGAGTGGGCCAAAGACCGTTAATGATGTTACCGCAAAAGAAACAAGTTCTACAGATGTTATTGAGATGTTTATGAGTTATGGTGGAACACTTATTGAAAGACATGGTGTAGATATGAAATTTTATCCTGCAATTGCTGAAAGTTGGGAAGGACCCAGGTTGACAGCAGATGGTGGTATGGAAGTTATTTGGCATATTAGAAAAGGGGTAAAATTTAGCGATGGTCAACCACTTACAGCTGATGATATTGTCTTTACATTAAACGAAATTTATACAAATCCTGATATTCCAAGTTCAATGCAAGATGTTTTGAAAAGTACAAATGGTTATTTGCCAAAAGCAGAAAAAATTGATGATTATACTGTAAGAATGTACTACCCTGAACCATTTAGGCTTGCATTTAGATACTTAGGTGGAATGTATATTTTCCCAAAACACATTGCAGAAGAATATGTAAAAAATGGAAACTTCCAAGAATTTTGGACAGTTGATTCAATTAACAAAGGGGAAGTTGTAGGGCTTGGTCCATATATTCCCGTGGAATATGTTCCCGATCAATACATAAAGTTTGTAAAAAATCCATATTACTGGAAAAAGGATGCTAATGGAAATCCTCTTCCGTACTTTGATGAGGTAATTTATAAGATAATTTCCAACCAAGATGCAATGAGACTTGCGTTTGAAAATGGTGAAATAGATGTTTATGGACCCAGAGGAACAGAATTTGCAGAATTAAAGGAAAAAGAAAAAGAGCTTAACATAGTAGTGACAACAGCAGGACCAGCATTTGGAACATTGTTTATTACATTTAATTGGAATACACCAGATCCAATCAAGAGAAAATGGTTTAGAAACGAGTACTTCAGAAAAGCAGTAGCATATGCAATAGATAAGGAATCTATAATTGATACTCTTTACAACGGACTTGCTATTCCACAATGGTCACCTGTATCCATGAGTTCTCCATATTACAACGAAGATGTTGTAACAAAATACGAATTTGATCTTGATCTTGCAAGGGCTATGCTTGAAATGGGTGGATTTACATGGGATGAAAATGGTCAACTTATCGACGAAAACGGAAATCCTGTGAAGTTTTTACTCACAACTAATGCAGGAAATAGAGTTAGAGAAGGAGCGGCAAATATAATTCAAGATGCATTGAAAAAATTAGGTATGGATGTTACATTTACACCAATTGATTTCAATACATTGGTACAAAAATTATTAAATACAGGTGATTGGGAGTCAATAATTATAGGATTAACAGGTAATGACGAACCGCAAGGTGGTGCAAATGTATGGAAAGTAGATGCAGGATTGCATTTCTGGAATTACTCACCAGATACTGCAGAATATGTAGATAAAAATGATTATTATTTACCAGATTGGGAACTTGAAATTGATAAGATTTTCAAAGAAAATGTGGCAATTTTGGATGAAAATATTGTAAAGGATTACTTTGCAAGATTCCAACAATTGGTATCCGAGCATTTACCATTGATTTATACTGTAAACCAATTAAGGATGTACGCATATAGAGCAAACTTGAGAAATGTTAAGATAGGACCACTTGGTGGAACAACCTGGAATATTTATGAAGAATGGAGAGAACAATAA
- a CDS encoding ABC transporter ATP-binding protein, whose product MEPILSVRNLSTWFYMEEGVVKAVNDVSFDLHEDEVVGIVGETGSGKSVTVKSIMRLIHKPGKIVGGEIIYRGRGKEEDILKLSVEEMSKIRGKEISMVFQDPLTSLNPLYTIGDQLTETIIRHQNVDRRTAWEIGIEMLKKVQIPEAEKRMVAYPFEFSGGMRQRAIIAIALSCNPKVLIADEPTTALDVTIQAQILDLMKDLQKEFKTGLLFITHDLGVIASMADRIIVMYGSRQMEIASAEDIFYKPTHPYTHMLLRAIPRLDMKQDRLEAIPGQPPRMIDVPNVCPFAPRCPRRLDKCSKELPELTEIEPGHFVRCFNPVLDRKESEAMRNE is encoded by the coding sequence TTGGAACCTATATTATCCGTTAGAAACCTAAGTACATGGTTTTATATGGAAGAGGGTGTTGTTAAAGCTGTTAACGATGTTTCGTTTGATTTACATGAGGATGAGGTTGTTGGAATTGTTGGAGAAACAGGTTCGGGAAAGAGTGTTACAGTAAAATCTATTATGAGGCTTATCCATAAGCCAGGGAAAATTGTTGGTGGTGAAATTATTTATAGAGGTAGGGGGAAAGAAGAAGATATTTTAAAGTTGTCTGTAGAAGAGATGTCCAAAATTAGAGGAAAAGAGATTAGTATGGTTTTCCAAGATCCACTTACCTCGTTAAATCCTCTATATACAATAGGTGATCAATTAACAGAAACGATAATTAGGCACCAAAATGTTGACAGAAGGACTGCGTGGGAAATCGGAATTGAAATGCTTAAAAAAGTTCAAATTCCCGAAGCAGAGAAGAGAATGGTTGCATATCCATTTGAATTTAGTGGTGGTATGAGGCAACGTGCAATTATTGCTATTGCACTTTCGTGTAATCCAAAAGTTTTAATTGCAGATGAGCCAACAACTGCTTTAGATGTTACAATTCAAGCACAGATTCTTGATTTGATGAAAGATTTGCAAAAGGAATTTAAAACAGGACTGCTGTTTATAACGCATGATTTGGGAGTTATTGCTTCTATGGCTGATAGAATAATTGTTATGTATGGAAGTAGGCAAATGGAAATAGCTTCTGCAGAAGATATATTCTACAAGCCAACACATCCATATACGCATATGTTGTTGCGTGCTATTCCAAGGCTTGATATGAAACAGGATAGATTAGAAGCAATTCCGGGGCAACCTCCGAGAATGATAGATGTACCTAATGTTTGTCCATTTGCACCAAGGTGTCCAAGGCGTTTGGATAAATGTTCTAAAGAACTTCCAGAGCTTACAGAAATTGAACCAGGACACTTTGTGAGATGTTTCAATCCCGTTCTAGATAGGAAAGAATCGGAGGCGATGAGGAATGAATGA
- a CDS encoding tetratricopeptide repeat protein: protein MKKISAIFILFFALTIFGFQKEAIEYYQAGLNAYQQDNYKKALEYFEKALVLDPSIEGYDNSLKFKAGISAFMIGNYDKAKAYLSNYKDNPVVGKFLSSIQKESTETSEWSNWIKKYHPTEVPVSTNTTNNKSNFKLILFLITFSLSFAILLFMEIRVWKAKKTYPVAVEEIKPEPIKTPSIIVENTEELFPENTKATINFEDLINKDLSFLSEFFDDTSKQELDKEPEKPVENTLVEKSTESKDTINKVEKSNNIKEEKDEINNETLEDYIQVVKEEEEKEKSSEEEINEILEEIDEIEEIVSNSNEDKDIVENSLIEQLNSMKFENTTDEIPIERLEEFSTLSSDESLKLLDEKEEFDEFDLKIISKSLKDLMLSHEEMR from the coding sequence ATGAAGAAAATCTCTGCAATTTTCATTTTATTTTTTGCATTGACCATTTTTGGTTTTCAAAAAGAAGCAATTGAATATTATCAAGCAGGGTTAAATGCCTATCAGCAAGATAACTACAAAAAAGCACTAGAGTACTTTGAAAAAGCTCTTGTTCTTGATCCTTCAATAGAAGGATACGATAATTCTTTGAAATTTAAGGCGGGAATCAGTGCATTTATGATTGGAAACTATGATAAAGCAAAGGCATATCTTTCAAACTATAAAGATAACCCTGTTGTAGGTAAATTCCTAAGCTCGATACAAAAAGAATCTACTGAAACTTCTGAGTGGAGTAACTGGATAAAAAAATACCATCCAACAGAAGTACCAGTTTCCACAAATACTACAAATAATAAAAGTAATTTCAAACTTATTCTTTTCTTAATAACTTTCTCTTTATCTTTTGCAATACTTTTGTTTATGGAAATTAGGGTATGGAAAGCCAAAAAAACTTATCCTGTAGCTGTAGAAGAAATAAAACCTGAACCTATAAAGACTCCAAGTATAATTGTCGAAAATACTGAAGAACTTTTCCCTGAAAACACAAAGGCTACAATTAATTTTGAAGATTTGATTAATAAAGATCTTTCATTCTTATCTGAATTCTTCGATGATACATCCAAACAAGAATTAGATAAAGAACCAGAAAAACCAGTTGAAAATACCCTTGTTGAAAAATCAACAGAATCAAAAGACACAATTAACAAAGTTGAAAAATCTAACAACATTAAAGAAGAAAAAGATGAAATAAATAATGAGACATTAGAAGACTATATACAAGTTGTAAAAGAAGAAGAAGAAAAAGAAAAATCCTCTGAAGAAGAGATAAATGAGATACTCGAAGAAATAGATGAAATCGAAGAAATCGTCTCAAACTCAAATGAAGACAAAGATATAGTTGAGAATTCTCTTATTGAACAGTTAAATAGTATGAAATTTGAAAATACCACCGATGAAATTCCTATTGAAAGACTTGAAGAATTTTCTACACTTTCGTCGGATGAAAGTTTAAAATTACTTGATGAGAAGGAAGAATTTGACGAATTTGATTTAAAAATTATTTCAAAATCACTAAAAGACCTTATGTTATCACACGAAGAAATGAGGTGA